The Glycine max cultivar Williams 82 chromosome 12, Glycine_max_v4.0, whole genome shotgun sequence genome window below encodes:
- the LOC100785451 gene encoding probable leucine-rich repeat receptor-like serine/threonine-protein kinase At3g14840, whose translation MKKVTSSQFLLLQLLALWFTSLAFGANTTQPEEVQALKDMGKILGKKEWDTDIDPCSSQHPWFTPKVDTVENNVTCNCSIPGDNFCHVVSILLKSQNLPGKLPPELIRLPYLEEIDLTRNYLNGTIPTEWGSSNLRKISLLGNRLTGPIPKEIGNITTLESLVLEFNQFSENLPPELGNLSSIQRLHLTSNNFTGELPETLAKLTTLTELRLSDNNFSGKIPDFIHRWTNLVLLSIQGSGLSGPIPSGISFLQNLTDLRISDLNGSDSTFPPINNMTKLQTLDLSFNKLSGQILETYKNLSSLTYIYFTENLFTGPVPNWIEDAGKYIDLSYNNFSNETLPQQTCPQAQHTGTEVNLFASFPMSQNGPLPCRPMANKYACSRILNSLHINCGGARETSSEGIIYDGDSDSLGPSTSKEVGENWAISNTGHFLNSNASETYIQQNTTRLSMPDNALYKTARVSPISLTYYGFCLENGDYTVTLHFAEIAFTDDDTYKSLGRRIFDIYIQRKLVWKDFNIAYEAGGVGKEIKIPFPAYVNNNSLEIRFYWAGKGTDGIPYKSIYGPLISAISVTRDSTGGSMSAGVVVGIVVAAIVLVILIVLCWRIYIRKRNSLAKELKDLNLQTSLFTMHQIKVATNNFDISNKIGEGGFGPVYKGILSNGTIIAVKMLSSRSKQGNREFINEIGLISALQHPCLVKLYGCCVEGDQLLLVYEYMENNSLAQALFGSGESRLKLDWPTRHKICLGIARGLAFLHEESRLKIVHRDIKATNVLLDKDLNPKISDFGLAKLDEEDNTHISTRIAGTYGYMAPEYAMHGYLTDKADVYSFGVVALEIVSGKSNTIHRPKQEALHLLDWAHLLKEKGNLMELVDRRLGSNFNENEVMMMIKVALLCTNATSNLRPTMSSVLSILEGRTMIPEFISDPSEIMDEMKLEAMRQYYFQIEENERNETQTESHSLSIDGSWMASSSSAADLYPVHVDSSYWEKRN comes from the exons ATGAAGAAGGTCACTTCCTCTCAATTTCTCCTCCTTCAACTCCTTGCCTTATGGTTCACATCACTTGCTTTTGGAGCCAATACCACTCAGCCAGAAGAAG TGCAAGCTCTGAAAGATATGGGCAAGATCCTTGGTAAGAAGGAATGGGACACTGATATAGACCCATGTTCAAGCCAACATCCCTGGTTCACACCTAAGGTGGACACCGTAGAGAACAATGTCACTTGCAATTGCTCTATCCCCGGTGACAACTTCTGCCATGTTGTTTCAAT ATTGCTGAAATCACAAAATCTTCCAGGCAAGCTCCCACCCGAACTGATAAGGTTGCCTTACCTCGAAGAAAT CGACCTCACTCGCAACTACCTTAACGGTACAATACCTACCGAATGGGGCTCCTCCAATCTTCGCAAAAT TTCTCTTCTTGGAAATCGCTTAACTGGTCCAATCCCAAAAGAGATAGGAAACATCACCACGCTCGAAAGTTT GGTCTTGGAATTCaatcaattttctgaaaatctacCTCCAGAACTTGGGAACCTTTCTAGCATTCAAAGATT GCATCTTACGTCTAACAACTTTACCGGAGAGTTGCCTGAAACTTTGGCGAAACTTACAACATTGACAGAACT CCGGCTTAGTGACAATAATTTCTCTGGAAAGATACCCGATTTTATTCACAGATGGACAAATCTTGTTTTACT ATCAATTCAAGGGAGTGGTTTAAGTGGGCCTATTCCTTCTGGAATTTCATTTCTGCAAAACTTAACAGACTT GAGAATCAGTGACTTGAATGGATCTGATTCTACTTTTCCACCGATTAATAATATGACAAAATTGCAAACGCT AGACCTAAGCTTTAACAAATTAAGCGGACAGATTCTGGAAACCTATAAAAATCTTTCAAGCCTGACCTACAT ATATTTTACTGAAAACTTGTTTACTGGACCTGTACCGAACTGGATAGAAGATGCTGGTAAATACAT TGATCTTTCATATAACAACTTCAGCAATGAAACCCTCCCGCAACAAACATGCCCACAGGCTCAACACACCGGAACAGAAGT GAACTTGTTTGCAAGCTTTCCAATGAGCCAAAA TGGACCTCTTCCCTGTCGTCCGATGGCAAACAAATATGCATGTTCTAGAA TCTTAAACTCTCTCCATATAAACTGTGGTGGTGCAAGAGAGACAAGCAGTGAAGGTATAATATATGATGGCGATTCAGATTCATTAGGACCATCAACATCTAAAGAGGTGGGAGAAAACTGGGCAATTAGCAACACTGGTCACTTCTTGAATAGCAATGCCTCAGAAACCTATATCCAACAAAATACAACTAGGCTTTCTATGCCCGATAATGCCTTGTATAAGACCGCGCGTGTGTCCCCCATTTCTCTCACTTACTATGGATTTTGTCTGGAAAATGGAGACTACACTGTCACGCTCCATTTTGCAGAGATAGCTTTCACTGATGATGATACATATAAGAGCCTAGGGAGGCGTATATTTGATATTTACATTCAG AGAAAACTGGTATGGAAGGATTTCAATATTGCATATGAAGCAGGAGGAGTtggaaaggaaattaaaataccaTTTCCTGCTTATGTGAATAATAACTCTTTAGAGATTCGCTTTTATTGGGCTGGGAAAGGGACAGATGGTATCCCATATAAATCAATATATGGTCCTCTTATATCAGCTATATCTGTCACTCGTG ACTCTACAGGTGGCAGCATGTCTGCAGGGGTTGTAGTTGGAATAGTAGTTGCTGCAATTGTTCTTGTCATCCTAATTGTACTTTGCTGGAGAATTTATATTAGGAAAAGAAATTCATTAGCAAAAG AGTTAAAGGATTTAAATCTGCAAACGAGTTTATTTACTATGCACCAAATCAAAGTTGCAACTAACAACTTTGATATTTCCAACAAGATTGGAGAAGGAGGCTTTGGTCCTGTTTATAAG GGCATTTTATCAAATGGCACGATAATAGCTGTCAAGATGCTTTCATCTAGGTCAAAGCAAGGAAATCGTGAGTTTATAAATGAGATAGGCTTGATTTCAGCCTTGCAGCACCCTTGTCTTGTTAAACTTTATGGTTGTTGCGTTGAAGGAGATCAATTGTTGTTAGTATACGAATATATGGAAAACAATAGCCTTGCACAAGCTTTATTTG GTAGTGGAGAATCTCGATTAAAATTGGATTggccaacaagacacaagatcTGCCTTGGTATTGCTAGAGGTTTGGCTTTCTTACAtgaagaatcaagattaaaaATTGTTCACAGGGACATTAAGGCCACTAATGTGTTACTAGACAAAGACTTAAATCCAAAAATATCTGATTTTGGTCTAGCCAAGCTCGATGAGGAGGACAATACTCATATAAGCACAAGAATAGCTGGGACTTA TGGATATATGGCTCCAGAATATGCAATGCATGGTTATTTGACAGACAAAGCAGATGTGTATAGTTTTGGAGTGGTTGCCTTGGAAATTGTATCTGGAAAGAGCAATACCATCCACCGACCCAAGCAAGAAGCATTGCATCTTCTAGATTGG GCACATTTATTGAAAGAGAAAGGTAACCTAATGGAGCTAGTTGATAGAAGGTTAGGTTCAAATTTCAATGAAAATGAGGTAATGATGATGATCAAAGTGGCTCTCCTATGCACCAATGCCACTTCAAACCTTAGGCCCACCATGTCATCGGTGCTTAGTATACTAGAAGGAAGAACTATGATTCCAGAATTTATTTCAGATCCATCTGAGATAATGGATGAAATGAAGTTAGAGGCAATGCGACAATATTACTttcaaatagaagaaaatgagagaaacgaGACACAAACAGAAAGTCATAGTTTATCAATTGATGGGTCATGGATGgcttcatcttcatcagctgcAGATCTATATCCTGTCCACGTTGATTCTTCCTATTGGGAGAAAAGAAATTAG
- the LOC100786496 gene encoding probable leucine-rich repeat receptor-like serine/threonine-protein kinase At3g14840 isoform X1, which translates to MNMTSSPHLHLWFLAFCLISSLARGATLPEDEVQVMKDIGRTLGKKNWDFSVDPCSGQSNWTSFVQVKGFENAVTCICLANASICHVVSIVLKSQNLSGTLPTELVRLPYLQEIDLSRNYLNGTIPSQWGSMNLVNISILGNRLTGSIPKELGNITTLKSLVLEFNQLSGVLPPELGNLPRLERLLLTSNYFTGNLPATFSRLTRLKQLRLGDNQFSGTLPNFMQSWTSLERLVMQGSGFSGPIPSGISFLNNLTDLRISDLKGPDSLFPQLKNLTSLQTLVLRSCNLVGMAPEYLGNVTTLRSLDLSFNKLTGSIPRTLGGLNDINLLYLTGNLFTGPLPNWIDRPDYTDLSYNNLTIENPEQLTCQQGSVNLFASSLKGKNLGMIPCLGNSNCPKTWYSLHINCGGKLISNGNMKYDDDSLEAGPARFRRTGSNWVFSNTGHFFDSSRLDYYTWSNTTKLAMDNGELYMDARVSALSLTYYAFCMGNGSYTVSLHFAEIMFTDDQTYSSLGRRVFDIYIQRKLVVKDFNIAKEAGGVGKAIIKKFNVTVNISTLEIRLQWAGKGTTGIPFGSVHGPLISAISVDPDFTPREENRDGTPVQFIVAIVVTGALVIIIIFGIAWWKGCLGRKGSLERELRGVDLQTGLFSLRQMKAATNNFDIAFKIGEGGFGPVYKGVLSDGKVIAVKQLSSKSKQGNREFINEVGMISALQHPCLVKLYGCCMEGDQLMLIYEYMENNSLARALFAQEKCQLKLDWSTRQRICVGIAKGLAYLHGESRLKIVHRDIKATNVLLDKNLNPKISDFGLAKLDEEGYTHITTRIAGTYGYMAPEYAMHGYLTDKADVYSFGIVALEIISGKSNSMNWTKEGCFSLVDWVHLLKEQGNIIDLVDERLGKDFKKGEVMVMINVALLCTQVSPTNRPTMASVVCMLEGKTEVQEVVSVASHLLDGEKLEMIQQYYNMREKNKTNETQEESISMGETSAFMSDTDLYSINMDSSYQEKSD; encoded by the exons ATGAACATGACTTCCTCTCCACACCTCCATCTTTGGTTTCTTGCCTTTTGTTTGATCTCTTCTTTGGCTAGGGGAGCTACTCTGCCAGAAGATGAAG TGCAAGTTATGAAAGATATAGGTAGGACACTTGGGAAGAAGAATTGGGATTTCAGTGTGGATCCATGCAGTGGGCAAAGTAATTGGACTTCATTTGTTCAAGTGAAGGGATTTGAAAATGCTGTCACCTGCATTTGCCTTGCAAATGCCAGTATCTGCCATGTTGTTAGCAT TGTTCTTAAGTCACAAAATCTTTCGGGCACACTCCCAACTGAGCTGGTGAGATTGCCTTACCTCCAAGAAAT TGACCTCTCCCGCAACTACCTTAATGGTACCATCCCTTCGCAATGGGGCTCCATGAATCTTGTCAACAT TTCCATTCTTGGAAATCGGCTAACAGGTTCAATCCCAAAAGAATTAGGAAACATCACCACACTGAAAAGTTT GGTGCTAGAGTTCAATCAATTATCTGGAGTACTTCCTCCTGAGCTGGGGAATCTCCCCCGACTTGAAAGACT GCTTCTTACATCCAACTATTTTACCGGAAATTTACCTGCAACATTTTCCAGGCTCACTAGACTAAAGCAACT TCGACTTGGCGACAATCAATTCTCTGGAACTTTACCCAATTTCATGCAAAGTTGGACAAGTTTAGAGAGACT GGTGATGCAAGGGAGTGGTTTTAGTGGACCAATTCCTTCTGGAATTTCATTCCTAAACAACCTCACTGACTT GAGAATTAGTGACTTGAAAGGACCGGATTCTCTATTTCCCCAGCTTAAAAACTTGACAAGTTTGCAAACACT AGTATTGAGGAGTTGCAATCTTGTAGGAATGGCTCCTGAATATCTTGGAAATGTGACTACTTTACGATCATT AGATCTCAGTTTTAACAAATTAACTGGATCAATTCCGAGAACCTTGGGTGGCCTGAACGATATAAATTTACT ATACTTAACTGGAAACCTATTTACTGGACCACTGCCCAATTGGATAGATAGGCCAGACTACAC GGATCTTTCATATAACAATTTAACGATCGAAAACCCTGAGCAATTGACATGTCAACAAGGAAGCGT GAACTTGTTTGCATCATCTTTGAAGGGAAAGAACTT GGGAATGATTCCATGTTTAGGAAACAGTAACTGTCCTAAAA CTTGGTACTCTCTTCATATAAACTGTGGTGGAAAGTTAATTTCTAATGGAAACATGAAATATGATGATGATTCACTAGAAGCTGGACCAGCAAGATTTCGCCGAACCGGATCAAATTGGGTATTTAGCAACACTGGTCATTTCTTTGATAGCAGTCGTTTAGACTACTATACCTGGTCTAATACAACTAAGCTTGCTATGGACAATGGTGAACTATATATGGATGCACGTGTTTCTGCCCTTTCTCTCACGTATTATGCATTTTGCATGGGAAATGGAAGCTACACAGTAAGTCTTCATTTTGCAGAAATTATGTTCACTGATGATCAAACGTATAGCAGCCTCGGAAGACGTGTATTTGACATTTATATTCAG AGAAAGTTGGTGGTGAAGGATTTTAATATTGCAAAAGAAGCCGGAGGAGTTGGTAAGGCAATCATAAAAAAGTTCAATGTTACTGTTAATATCAGTACCTTAGAGATTCGCTTGCAATGGGCCGGTAAAGGAACAACCGGTATCCCATTTGGATCAGTTCATGGTCCTCTTATATCAGCTATATCTGTTGACCCTG ACTTTACACCTCGAGAAGAAAATAGAGATGGCACGCCTGTGCAGTTTATTGTTGCAATTGTAGTTACTGGAGCACTTGTTATCATCATAATATTTGGTATAGCTTGGTGGAAAGGATGTCTAGGACGGAAAGGTTCATTAGAAAGAG AATTAAGAGGTGTAGATTTGCAAACTGGCTTATTTAGCTTACGACAAATGAAAGCTGCTACTAACAACTTTGATATTGCCTTCAAGATTGGAGAAGGAGGATTTGGTCCTGTGTACAAG GGTGTTCTCTCAGATGGTAAAGTAATAGCAGTTAAACAACTTTCTTCAAAATCAAAGCAAGGGAATCGTGAGTTTATAAACGAGGTTGGCATGATTTCTGCTTTGCAACACCCTTGTTTAGTTAAGCTCTATGGTTGTTGTATGGAGGGAGACCAATTGATGTTGATATATGAATACATGGAAAACAACAGTCTTGCTCGTGCTTTATTtg CACAAGAAAAATGTCAATTGAAGTTGGATTGGTCAACAAGGCAGAGAATTTGTGTTGGTATTGCTAAAGGTTTGGCTTACCTCCATGGAGAGTCAAGACTGAAGATAGTTCACAGGGACATCAAGGCAACTAATGTGCTACTTGATAAAAATCTCAATCCAAAGATATCTGATTTTGGTTTGGCCAAGCTGGATGAAGAGGGCTATACACACATAACTACCAGAATAGCGGGCACCTA CGGATACATGGCTCCTGAATACGCAATGCATGGTTATTTAACTGACAAAGCAGATGTTTATAGTTTTGGCATTGTTGCTTTGGAAATTATTAGTGGAAAAAGTAACTCCATGAATTGGACAAAGGAAGGGTGCTTCTCCCTTGTTGATTGG GTGCATCTCTTGAAAGAACAAGGTAATATAATAGACCTGGTAGATGAGAGGTTGGGTAAAGATTTCAAAAAAGGTGAAGTAATGGTCATGATCAATGTGGCTCTACTATGCACACAAGTGTCTCCAACGAATAGACCCACCATGGCTTCAGTGGTATGCATGCTTGAAGGCAAAACTGAAGTTCAAGAAGTAGTGTCGGTCGCAAGCCATCTATTAGATGGAGAGAAGTTGGAGATGATCCAACAGTATTAcaatatgagagaaaaaaataagaccAATGAGACTCAAGAAGAGAGCATTTCAATGGGTGAAACTTCAGCATTTATGTCTGACACAGATCTGTATTCAATCAATATGGACTCTTCTTACCAGGAAAAAAGTGATTAG
- the LOC100786496 gene encoding probable leucine-rich repeat receptor-like serine/threonine-protein kinase At3g14840 isoform X2, producing MNMTSSPHLHLWFLAFCLISSLARGATLPEDEVQVMKDIGRTLGKKNWDFSVDPCSGQSNWTSFVQVKGFENAVTCICLANASICHVVSIVLKSQNLSGTLPTELVRLPYLQEIDLSRNYLNGTIPSQWGSMNLVNISILGNRLTGSIPKELGNITTLKSLVLEFNQLSGVLPPELGNLPRLERLLLTSNYFTGNLPATFSRLTRLKQLRLGDNQFSGTLPNFMQSWTSLERLVMQGSGFSGPIPSGISFLNNLTDLRISDLKGPDSLFPQLKNLTSLQTLVLRSCNLVGMAPEYLGNVTTLRSLDLSFNKLTGSIPRTLGGLNDINLLYLTGNLFTGPLPNWIDRPDYTDLSYNNLTIENPEQLTCQQGSVNLFASSLKGKNLGMIPCLGNSNCPKTWYSLHINCGGKLISNGNMKYDDDSLEAGPARFRRTGSNWVFSNTGHFFDSSRLDYYTWSNTTKLAMDNGELYMDARVSALSLTYYAFCMGNGSYTVSLHFAEIMFTDDQTYSSLGRRVFDIYIQRKLVVKDFNIAKEAGGVGKAIIKKFNVTVNISTLEIRLQWAGKGTTGIPFGSVHGPLISAISVDPDFTPREENRDGTPVQFIVAIVVTGALVIIIIFGIAWWKGCLGRKGSLERELRGVDLQTGLFSLRQMKAATNNFDIAFKIGEGGFGPVYKGVLSDGKVIAVKQLSSKSKQGNREFINEVGMISALQHPCLVKLYGCCMEGDQLMLIYEYMENNSLARALFAQEKCQLKLDWSTRQRICVGIAKGLAYLHGESRLKIVHRDIKATNVLLDKNLNPKISDFGLAKLDEEGYTHITTRIAGT from the exons ATGAACATGACTTCCTCTCCACACCTCCATCTTTGGTTTCTTGCCTTTTGTTTGATCTCTTCTTTGGCTAGGGGAGCTACTCTGCCAGAAGATGAAG TGCAAGTTATGAAAGATATAGGTAGGACACTTGGGAAGAAGAATTGGGATTTCAGTGTGGATCCATGCAGTGGGCAAAGTAATTGGACTTCATTTGTTCAAGTGAAGGGATTTGAAAATGCTGTCACCTGCATTTGCCTTGCAAATGCCAGTATCTGCCATGTTGTTAGCAT TGTTCTTAAGTCACAAAATCTTTCGGGCACACTCCCAACTGAGCTGGTGAGATTGCCTTACCTCCAAGAAAT TGACCTCTCCCGCAACTACCTTAATGGTACCATCCCTTCGCAATGGGGCTCCATGAATCTTGTCAACAT TTCCATTCTTGGAAATCGGCTAACAGGTTCAATCCCAAAAGAATTAGGAAACATCACCACACTGAAAAGTTT GGTGCTAGAGTTCAATCAATTATCTGGAGTACTTCCTCCTGAGCTGGGGAATCTCCCCCGACTTGAAAGACT GCTTCTTACATCCAACTATTTTACCGGAAATTTACCTGCAACATTTTCCAGGCTCACTAGACTAAAGCAACT TCGACTTGGCGACAATCAATTCTCTGGAACTTTACCCAATTTCATGCAAAGTTGGACAAGTTTAGAGAGACT GGTGATGCAAGGGAGTGGTTTTAGTGGACCAATTCCTTCTGGAATTTCATTCCTAAACAACCTCACTGACTT GAGAATTAGTGACTTGAAAGGACCGGATTCTCTATTTCCCCAGCTTAAAAACTTGACAAGTTTGCAAACACT AGTATTGAGGAGTTGCAATCTTGTAGGAATGGCTCCTGAATATCTTGGAAATGTGACTACTTTACGATCATT AGATCTCAGTTTTAACAAATTAACTGGATCAATTCCGAGAACCTTGGGTGGCCTGAACGATATAAATTTACT ATACTTAACTGGAAACCTATTTACTGGACCACTGCCCAATTGGATAGATAGGCCAGACTACAC GGATCTTTCATATAACAATTTAACGATCGAAAACCCTGAGCAATTGACATGTCAACAAGGAAGCGT GAACTTGTTTGCATCATCTTTGAAGGGAAAGAACTT GGGAATGATTCCATGTTTAGGAAACAGTAACTGTCCTAAAA CTTGGTACTCTCTTCATATAAACTGTGGTGGAAAGTTAATTTCTAATGGAAACATGAAATATGATGATGATTCACTAGAAGCTGGACCAGCAAGATTTCGCCGAACCGGATCAAATTGGGTATTTAGCAACACTGGTCATTTCTTTGATAGCAGTCGTTTAGACTACTATACCTGGTCTAATACAACTAAGCTTGCTATGGACAATGGTGAACTATATATGGATGCACGTGTTTCTGCCCTTTCTCTCACGTATTATGCATTTTGCATGGGAAATGGAAGCTACACAGTAAGTCTTCATTTTGCAGAAATTATGTTCACTGATGATCAAACGTATAGCAGCCTCGGAAGACGTGTATTTGACATTTATATTCAG AGAAAGTTGGTGGTGAAGGATTTTAATATTGCAAAAGAAGCCGGAGGAGTTGGTAAGGCAATCATAAAAAAGTTCAATGTTACTGTTAATATCAGTACCTTAGAGATTCGCTTGCAATGGGCCGGTAAAGGAACAACCGGTATCCCATTTGGATCAGTTCATGGTCCTCTTATATCAGCTATATCTGTTGACCCTG ACTTTACACCTCGAGAAGAAAATAGAGATGGCACGCCTGTGCAGTTTATTGTTGCAATTGTAGTTACTGGAGCACTTGTTATCATCATAATATTTGGTATAGCTTGGTGGAAAGGATGTCTAGGACGGAAAGGTTCATTAGAAAGAG AATTAAGAGGTGTAGATTTGCAAACTGGCTTATTTAGCTTACGACAAATGAAAGCTGCTACTAACAACTTTGATATTGCCTTCAAGATTGGAGAAGGAGGATTTGGTCCTGTGTACAAG GGTGTTCTCTCAGATGGTAAAGTAATAGCAGTTAAACAACTTTCTTCAAAATCAAAGCAAGGGAATCGTGAGTTTATAAACGAGGTTGGCATGATTTCTGCTTTGCAACACCCTTGTTTAGTTAAGCTCTATGGTTGTTGTATGGAGGGAGACCAATTGATGTTGATATATGAATACATGGAAAACAACAGTCTTGCTCGTGCTTTATTtg CACAAGAAAAATGTCAATTGAAGTTGGATTGGTCAACAAGGCAGAGAATTTGTGTTGGTATTGCTAAAGGTTTGGCTTACCTCCATGGAGAGTCAAGACTGAAGATAGTTCACAGGGACATCAAGGCAACTAATGTGCTACTTGATAAAAATCTCAATCCAAAGATATCTGATTTTGGTTTGGCCAAGCTGGATGAAGAGGGCTATACACACATAACTACCAGAATAGCGGGCACCTA